GAAGAAAATGTCTGAAGAAAATGGAGGACAACTGGTGGAATTtaggtttttaattttttcattatGTATAGTTACTTCTAAGCACAtcacattcaaatatattttataactttaaaataaaacaaaaaataattaatgggTTTGAGAACTTTCTGAATGCACTGAATGTCTTTTCTAATCCGGATCTTGATAAGGTGTAATAGGGAATGTGGCTGGCAGTTTTACACCATGTTCAATTGGCCAGTCAGCCTgtaactgtactgtacatttgacCTTGTGGACCAGGTGAAGTctgtggttcccaaactcagtcctgtgGACCCTATTCCTACCAGagtatttaaatttttttaacacAATTCACTTTTGCTTTCTTGTTGAACTGATGTTCaactcatgtttttttttttggttcagaCCGAAAGTAGTCTTGatatttaatcaacatttctCCTTAACCTTTGACTAACAATGAAACGCAATGACTAAAAGTGACCAAAAGTGCAATGTTCACTGGAAGTCAAAGCTAAGTGCAAATGTTGATTACTCCAGGCCTGTCTGTcatttaaaatctaattttagttattaaaaaaaagtttttgttttattagtcataaaacaaaaaaagaaaagaaaggctgTATTTCAATTGCTTAAAAACTCTGAAAACTCCTAAAAGTTTGCAACTATGTTTGGAAGGAAAACAGGCGTACAGGCCCAGGACAGGAGTTTGGGAGCCACTGGGATTAGGGCATTAGATCTTTTGACTGCTCTCTTTCAGGGTATTTGTATTTGGTTAAAATAGTCATTTATGCAAATGTTCTAATGTTCCAATAAAGAGCAACATACATCCAACATCATTTCTATGGGAACAGTTGAATTAAAGTGTGTAAGTCAAGTATGCACCAGCCGGTAAGTTCTCTTCCTATAGGGCACCCAGTCTTTTTCCTACTGCAGCCATCTCCACACTATGAACATCTCCACACTATGAACATCTCCACACTATGAACATCTCCACACTATGAACATCTCCACACTATGAACATCCAATGGCACTCTGAAAGGCGCTGAACCCAAACCGGCCAGCAGTTTTACTGTCTGTTACTGTTACTAAAGCAACGCTTCCCTTAGGATTCTTTTTGGTTATCTGTTCAAGTATAGCTTTTTATTGGGGGCGGACAAAGCTTTaggatttgaaaaatgtaaaaccaaTGAAAGTCACTTCAAAGATTTGTAAGAACTACTTTAAATAAGCTGCACTAAAGATGAAACAGGTGCTCCACTAAAGATTaatttgaaacagctgttatCCCCTCTAGGACCGGAGAGTGACCGATGGCCCTGCTGATATTTGTATGGTGCTCCTTCAGGTCTCTTGCCAAGCACAGGGGATTTTACTTCATCTTCAGATATGGCAGGTGCTGGGTTACAGGTCATTTGCTCATTCTTCAACTATTGCACACTAACATGCCatatgctgtttttttgtcaAACCAAATGCTGGGTTAAATCCGCTGGGTAAGTATTCTGTGTTGCAATGGCTTTTGGGTTATTTGGTTTAACCACAAAGGCTGAGTCAGCCAGTGCAGCTGCCAAAAATACCTTTATCCTGCCTGTCTATTCACATGCATAACCATAGCATGCACTCTCCATCGCATAGTCATTGATTCTCATAGTTCCCAAGGCATCATGTAATTACCAGATGGGCTATAACTATAGTATATATAAAGTTCAAGGCAGCAAGTTAAGCAGCAAATTGTGAAATATAGCTATGGAAACCAAAATATCTTTAAGTATACATTTGATCACAATTACAAATGTAGTATTTTTAACCATGTCAAATAGTAGACCTATAATGTAAACAATGTGCTTTTGTgattcaagttttttttcaatcattttaatCCAATGATTTGAACCCAGGAAGCAAGTACAGAGTGAGGAAGTAGCTGCTGGTCACTGGTTGCAGGTAAACCGATATGCTGTTGATAAAAGGGGATCCCTGCTGGTTACCCTTCGCTCAGTTAACCAGCAGGGTTTACTGTTAACCGTCACTCAGTTAACCAGCAGGGTTTACTGTTAACCGTTGATCAGTTAACCAGCAGGGTTTACTGTTAactgtcatttatttcacctCCACCTCAATCGTGTTGAAGGAGAGGGAGCacatacaatatttttttaaagttctttttttttttgttcccccTCTCTaaacatgtgtgtatgtatataaaaaGGCAGGAAGAGAAtgtgttaaataataaaatgagctGACCGCCCAAGCCCCTCTTGGTGGcggaattcattttaaaaagaaaaaagttttgtaTTTCAATTCACCCGAAATGTATTCCTAATATCATCCTCTGTAACAACAACAAGGTTCTcaagtgtgtgaatgttttatgTTAATTAGCATGCAGCTTATGAATGTAGGCTATGAAGTCCACCACCTCTAACTTGGCTACATTACTTGCAatgaattgaatgctacagagATAATAATATTCAGTAGATAATCAGTAAGTGTGTCATTATATTACATGACCATGTAGAGTGTTTTCtgtaaaatacataataaaagtCAACCAGCAGACCTAATGATGCTAAAAAGGACCCTCCTTTTAATATGGAAATGAACTACATGAAAGGTTAATTTGATTCTGGAATTGAATAAATTTTATTGATTTACATGCCTGCTTTTTTGTATTACCTTTCAGCAGCTAACTGGTCAAAATACCCTCAAGATGTTAAGCATTAGCAAATATGCTTGAATCCAGCAACATGTACCTGGAGGAAATCAATTTAACGTTTTTGTCCTTATGGGATAACTtgaataaactatatattttgatataacattttcttgtttattGTAAAAATGATATATGCTGATTAGTATGATTTACTaaatagaaaacatttatttttgcatgattTTGGTACCTTTTATATGTACCCATGTGCAAAATGTGTaaacaaaaagaagaacatACAGgaatatacacaatatatatatactttaaaTACATAGGTGTTATAGAActggcatatacactcagtgagcactttattagatatttattagacttatttttgtacagctactgctgtagcctatccacttagtggtctGATGCATCGTGTgctcagagatactcttctgcataccactattccAATGCGTAACACCTTCCAAAGAccagtctgacctctctcattaacaatgtgtttctgcccacagaactgccactcactggatattttttgttgttcgcaccattctttgcgaaatccaaggagatcagcagtatctgagatactcaaaccaccctgtctggccccaacaatcattctatggtgaCAGTAAgttacatcacatttcttccccattctgacattttgtctgaaaaacaactgaacctcttgaccacatccgcatgcttttatgcgtttACTTGCTAccacatgaataaatatttgcattcacaagctggtgtacaggtctacctaataaagtggtcactgattgtATAAATGTGACACAAATTCACAAGTAACATATAAGGCACTTCACAATTATAAGGTCATAAGAATTGTATATGTCATACAGACATAATATAACAAACCTTTCTCATATGTCACTATATAAAATGGGCCATACACAAATTaatgtttcattacatttcatttagcaaaaCATACTAAACATGTATTTTACATATGGGTGTAGTTAATATAATCCAATGTTTTGGGTTAAATGGTTGGGTTAAAGGTGGTCCTATTTACTCAGCAGTTGGGTCAGAAACTACCCAATTTGGGTTATTTTCAAACCAGCATGTTTTAGAGTGTGCAGGTACTGTACTATAATTTCCTCATTATTCAGCAAGGTAGTCACAGGGGATTTACTTATTGCTGCTGCGTCAGAGGGGATTTACTTATTCTTCAGCTAATACTTCAGGCCTTGGTGTTAGTCACTTAATGTTCAATGCCGATTCTTCAGAAGAGATCTGTTTCGCTGGATTCCAGTTCTTTGGGAAGTGGTACCTGAGGATTGAAGAATATACAAATGAGTATTTTTCTTAACAAACAAATTAGCCCTTAATTAAGGAACAAAAATACAGCTGGTAAAATCTAGCGCAGTGCTATCACAGATTTGACAAAGAGCACAGTTTATGTACTTAACCTGaaggtgtgactgtgctgtttaTGCATATGTTCCTGTAAACTGaaggtgtgactgtgctgtttaTGCATATGTTCCTGTAAACTGaaggtgtgactgtgctgtttaTGCATATGTTCCTGTAAACTGaaggtgtgactgtgctgtttaTGCATATGTTCCTGTAAACTGaaggtgtgactgtgctgtttaTGCATATTTTCCTGTAAACTGaaggtgtgactgtgctgtatatGCATATGTCCCTGTAAACTGaaggtgtgactgtgctgtatatGCATATGTTCCTGTAAACTGaaggtgtgactgtgctgtatatGCATATGTTCCTGTAAACTGaaggtgtgactgtgctgtttaTGCATATGTTCCTGTAAACTGaaggtgtgactgtgctgtatatGCATATGTTCCTGTTAAGTGaaggtgtgactgtgctgtatatGCATATGTTCCTGTTAAGTGAAGGTgtgactgctgtctgtgcatATGTTCCTGTAAACTGaaggtgtgactgtgctgttccTGTGTGAACCGATCAAAACATGcagtggcattacagtcatGTTTTTGGTTTAGGCCTAATTTAACTTTTGACGAATATGAAGTTTAATTTTGATTGCAAACTGTCAACATTAGCAACCCACACAATTTATCTTTTTTGAATTACCATAATCTTTTTCAAAGCAGTTTGTTTGATATGATGCTCCAAAATCGACAAAAACTCCAATTTCCACTCACAAgtcactttctttctttttttaagagcCAGTATCTCTAGAATGAAAAATCCAATAAGGCTTCTctatgaatatataaagaacatttacacaaagtttgagcaaaattggagtggtcacccCCCACACCTCTAATGAAAGGATGTTCATTCATGTGCTATTGCTTCATCCTGAAATAATCAGATGCCGATATGTAGCAGTGTTtgaagtaagtaagtaaaagtatataaataaaagtacatactCTAAGTAATGTacatatgaaaacattttgtccTGAGTATGCTTTCAATGTTCTGATCCAGGCACCTGTAATTCTCTATGAAGTGGAGTTCACTACCAGAACACACAGGCTATGTTGACTGTCAACACATGAAAACCATTTTGGTTTATCAATATGTTTACAAGTAATTGAGAACAAGCGGCCAGCTGGATAGCAGCTCTACTGTCAAGCAACCTCTTCAGACAATACTGAACAAGCTGAAAATGAATATGCCATTTCtcttcataaaataattttacgTGTTATGAACTGCACAATATTCCAGGAAGATTTTCCAAATAATAACGGTACTGGTCCTAGTATTTGACAGTGTTAGTTGTGTAAAGTAGTATTATGGCTTTCGACTCTAGATCATTGGTGTCTTTAAATTAATTCCTATTGTAAACATCCCAAACTACATCCCAAGATCATCCCTATTCAAGTTGACTGAAAAATGTcacttttatacttttattttatgtattagtCAGTAGTCTCTTTTTTGGGTTGTAGCCACAAAGTTAAAATAAGCACTGTGTACCTGCTTCCTTCTCCTTGCAAATAAACAGCATATTATCTTATTTATAGGCTGccaaaaagacatttaaaatcaAACATAGAAAAATTGCTTTGACTTTGCAAATCCCTTGGGGccaaaatagtttatttaacCAGCCGGTGCTGATATGTTTACGACACcaagtatatacatatatttaccaTTTCAAACTATTGCTACAACTTTCAGCTATAGGGTCACTGCTCCCACATTCAGTCATGCAAATCTAAGATCTGTGGTCACTCCTCACATCTGTCAATCAATAATTCAATCATCATTTCAAACCCTTGTTCACCTCTCATTCAGTGATTCTCACTCTCTGTTAATCAGTGAGTTGGAGGATGATTCTCACTCTGTTAATCAGTGAGTTGGGGGATGATTCTCACTTTGTTAATCAGTGAGTTGGGGGATGATTCTCACTCTCTGTTAATCAGTGAGTTGGGGGATGATTCTCGCTCTGTTAATCAGTGAGTTGGAGGATGATTCTCACTCTGTTAATCAGTGAGTTGGAGGATGATTCTCACTCTGTTAACAGTGAGTTGGTGGCAACGTTAGACCTATAGTATCACTCACGGCTTTCAGGTAGGCGATGTTGCTGTGCCGGATCTGGCTGAGCAGCTGGTCTCTCGGTGTGAGGTCCACCTTGGGCGGCTGTCGCCGGCGGGGCACTGGCTTCAGAGTCTTGATCACGTCCTTCAGGTTTGCTCTCTCGTCCAAAGGGCCTCCGGCCGCAGGTGCTCTTTGCTTTGCCGTTTGCCTCAGCTGCACGTTCTCCAtgtcctctcttctctccatcCTGGGGCTCAGATCCAGGAGTGGGTTTTTACGCCTGGGGGTCTTCTTCAGCTGGATGCCCTCAAAAGGGCTTGAAGGTTCTTGAGGGCTTGAAGGTTCGGGAGGGCTTGAAGGTTTGGGAGGCTTTGGCTGCACGTAGTGTTGTGGGGGCGATGCAGAAGAAGCACTCTGCTTAGGAGACTCCCCAGCATTATGGGGTGCAAACGCCATGGGTGGCAGATACCCTCCCAACATCTCCAGCAATCCCTTTGGAAGGTTGAGTGAGTTGGCGTACATCTCCATCAGCTCTCTCTGTTccttcagctgctgctgcttctgctccTCATGCCTCTGCTGCCTCTGTCGGTCCAGGTTCCTGGTCAGCAGGTTCGTCACCACCATCCTGGGTCCCGGCACCTCAAAATGGTAGCCTATCTTCAGGAGTGTGTTGTTGGCCTTCAGCAGGCGGGCGACCTCCATCTCAGCGTGGTGACCCAGCATGTGTCGCTGGTTGTGGAAACGCAGCTCGCTCAGGGTCTCATTGAACTGTAGGCAGCGCAGGATGGCGATGATGCCTTTCCCTGTGATAAAATTTGACTCGATGTTCAGGGTGGTAATACTTCGATTCTCCCTCAGCATGTTAGCTAGCGTGAAAGCAATGTTCTCGTCGGCACCAGTGTTGGCAATGCTGAAAGTTGTTACGTGCTTGTTCTTCTTCAGGGCATTGACGTAGTCGACCAGCATTTCCTTGGGAATGTTCTCTATGTTGTTCAGGTTGACGTCCTTGACGGCGGGGTTGTTGTTCCGGATCTTTCCCAAGGTGCTATCCAAGTTTGTCTCATTGCCAGACGGCCTCGCTGTCAACTTGATCAAGTTGTTGCCAAGAGCCAACTTTTTTGGAATTTTTAACGGAGTTATTTTTgtcccctctttctctgtatCTTGTTTTTGGATCTCCCCTTTTATCAGGTCCTTGGGAGCCAATTCAGGATGTGCAGTTGCCATATCAGATTGAGCAATGCTTGTATGCATATCACCATTTTCTTGCGGTACTGTGTCATTTTGATCCAGACCcttcccctcctgctcctctggtACATCTGCAAAATCTGGTGGGGGAAGCAATACTTCCTGGACAGGAATAGTGGCAGGAAGAATCTGCTCTGAAGATGTTGATGGACATTCAGGGGCACAGTTTTTATCCATCTTGATAGGTTCTTCTTCTTCCACCTTCTTGTCTACCTCTACCTCTTCCGCCTCCTCTTCTGCCACTTCTTCCTCCATTTCTTCTTGCACAAGCTCCTCTTCCGGCTTTCTACCATCATAATCAATTTCCTCTTGTATTTTTCTCTGGAGACAGAATAAAGGCATAAACGAGTATCTGGAGTCAATGGAGTCAATTTTTGTTAAATTAAACAGAAATTCAAAGTGAATTCTCAGTGAGGATTTTTCGATCAATTgaattttccccaaaaaatgacTGGAATTACTGACTTAAACTGGAATTAACATTGGCCAATGTCAAAATTAaagctaaacaaaatgtaaCACACATGCTgccatgtacactcagtgagcactttattatgtatttattagacttatttttaaatcttctgctgcctATCCACTTTCAGATTAGGTGCATTGATGCaccagacatgctcttctgcacaccactgttgtaatgtgtggttatttgctttactgtcaccttcctgtcagctttgaccagtctggcccttgtcctctctcattaacaagacatttctgcccacagaactgctgctcactggatggcgTATAAAATCTAATGCATTGACAAAGTTtactgttacataaaaatataagccaaattgTATAGAAACCATTGGCATAAAAGCGTAAAATCATTAGATCGACTATGGTATTTGTGAAAAAAATCCCATTTACACAGTTTCCGTCGGATTCCCTGCTTAAAATAGACCAGATTTATCATGTTGCATCCAGGACATGGTGTTATCATGTTACTGTGTACCAATAGCAccacatttcatgccaatcaaggcTGTCCGGCAGAatccatagggaagagggatgaaattacaaagaattataattttaaccgatacatttaaaacaattacacatgATCAACCAGCATGTGGGACAAAGCCAACGCCTTTAACTACAGACTGCTGGACATGTCTGTGAGCATGAtggcaatgtaaatgtaaacatgtgttgacatttaaatgaagctattttaagatggcccaatataaagtccatccatccattgtcttaacccgcttttcctgaacagggtcgcaggggggctggagcctatcccagcatacattgggcaaaaggcaggaatacaccctggacaggtcgccagtccatcacagggcacacacaccattcactcacacactctggcaatttagactctccaatcagcccaacctgcatgtcttttgactgtgggaggaaactagagtatccggaggaaacccacatgaacactgggagaacatgcaaactccacacagagaggccccggccaaccgggatttgaacccagg
Above is a genomic segment from Conger conger chromosome 10, fConCon1.1, whole genome shotgun sequence containing:
- the lmod3 gene encoding leiomodin-3, with product MSDHSEQDCNLEDIEEDEILASLSPEELQQLQREMEVLAPDEEVPVGMRQKDQTEKPPSGSYDHRSLVDYLYWERESKRMLEEERVPTTLLPSQRKIQEEIDYDGRKPEEELVQEEMEEEVAEEEAEEVEVDKKVEEEEPIKMDKNCAPECPSTSSEQILPATIPVQEVLLPPPDFADVPEEQEGKGLDQNDTVPQENGDMHTSIAQSDMATAHPELAPKDLIKGEIQKQDTEKEGTKITPLKIPKKLALGNNLIKLTARPSGNETNLDSTLGKIRNNNPAVKDVNLNNIENIPKEMLVDYVNALKKNKHVTTFSIANTGADENIAFTLANMLRENRSITTLNIESNFITGKGIIAILRCLQFNETLSELRFHNQRHMLGHHAEMEVARLLKANNTLLKIGYHFEVPGPRMVVTNLLTRNLDRQRQQRHEEQKQQQLKEQRELMEMYANSLNLPKGLLEMLGGYLPPMAFAPHNAGESPKQSASSASPPQHYVQPKPPKPSSPPEPSSPQEPSSPFEGIQLKKTPRRKNPLLDLSPRMERREDMENVQLRQTAKQRAPAAGGPLDERANLKDVIKTLKPVPRRRQPPKVDLTPRDQLLSQIRHSNIAYLKAVPLPKELESSETDLF